The following proteins are encoded in a genomic region of Desulfatiglans anilini DSM 4660:
- a CDS encoding YeeE/YedE thiosulfate transporter family protein — protein MNDERYSNPYVIGILLGLVLLFTFYTMGRGLGSSASFARIGTAGVHWVAPEHAQANPYLSKYLAWGRSPLMDWLVFLTLGAGLGGLFSAFIARRVRGEVARGPSIGVSARLWLALGGGILSGFAARLGRGCTSGQALTGAAELAFGSWVFMFCIFAGAYAAAWFFRKEWL, from the coding sequence ATGAATGACGAGCGGTACAGCAACCCTTATGTGATCGGGATCCTGCTCGGCCTGGTCCTGCTTTTCACGTTCTATACCATGGGGCGGGGCCTCGGGTCCTCGGCGTCCTTTGCGCGCATCGGGACGGCCGGGGTGCACTGGGTGGCCCCGGAGCATGCGCAGGCCAATCCCTATCTTTCGAAATACCTGGCCTGGGGGCGCTCCCCGCTGATGGACTGGCTCGTGTTCCTGACGCTTGGCGCCGGGCTGGGGGGGCTTTTCTCGGCCTTCATCGCCCGCCGGGTCCGCGGGGAGGTGGCGAGAGGCCCATCGATCGGGGTTTCGGCCCGGCTCTGGCTGGCCCTCGGGGGCGGAATCCTGTCCGGGTTCGCCGCGCGGCTCGGACGCGGATGCACGAGCGGGCAGGCGCTGACCGGGGCGGCTGAACTGGCCTTCGGGAGTTGGGTGTTCATGTTCTGCATCTTCGCGGGCGCATACGCCGCCGCCTGGTTTTTCAGAAAGGAGTGGTTGTGA
- a CDS encoding Smr/MutS family protein, which produces MENDPVNIPVDGCLDLHTFAPSEAGDLVEDYIEACLVEGIFEVRFIHGKGKGVLRETVHARLRRSPHVLRFALDAGPSGWGATVVWLKERRLEASKGKEGADDE; this is translated from the coding sequence ATGGAGAACGATCCTGTCAACATCCCGGTGGACGGGTGCCTCGACCTGCACACCTTCGCCCCGTCAGAGGCCGGAGACCTGGTGGAGGACTATATCGAGGCCTGTCTGGTGGAGGGCATCTTCGAGGTGCGGTTCATCCATGGGAAAGGAAAGGGGGTCCTCCGCGAGACGGTTCACGCGCGGCTGAGACGCAGTCCGCATGTCCTGCGCTTCGCGCTCGATGCGGGCCCGTCCGGTTGGGGGGCGACGGTGGTCTGGTTGAAGGAGAGGCGTTTGGAGGCGTCGAAAGGGAAGGAGGGTGCAGACGATGAATGA
- a CDS encoding helix-turn-helix domain-containing protein — MEAHEFAVIRQRLGKTQKEMAELLATSLKTVHSYEQGWRTIPPHAQRQIYFLLSKAKAAGQKPRSCWEERHCPEEVRSRCPAWEWGSGDLCWFVNGTFCEGAAHGSWAEKMQICRSCCVFKAFHEERKNA, encoded by the coding sequence ATGGAGGCCCATGAATTCGCCGTCATCCGCCAGAGGCTCGGGAAGACCCAGAAGGAGATGGCCGAACTGCTCGCGACCTCGCTCAAGACGGTCCACAGCTATGAACAGGGATGGCGCACCATCCCCCCGCACGCCCAACGGCAGATCTATTTCCTGCTCTCGAAGGCGAAGGCGGCCGGCCAAAAGCCCCGCTCCTGCTGGGAAGAACGGCACTGCCCCGAGGAGGTCAGATCCCGATGCCCTGCATGGGAATGGGGTTCGGGCGACCTCTGCTGGTTCGTGAACGGAACCTTCTGCGAAGGCGCCGCCCATGGCAGCTGGGCAGAAAAAATGCAGATCTGCCGATCATGCTGCGTCTTCAAGGCCTTCCATGAAGAGCGGAAAAACGCGTAG
- a CDS encoding LemA family protein, translated as MGKTGKTLLVVIGIIAVLGLLSFSWIKGTYNDLVAMDESVKGAWAQVENQLQRRYDLIPNYVETVKGYAAHEREVFVDVTEARSRVAGAESIPEKIEANNALSSALSRLLLVVERYPDLKANTNFIRLQDELAGTENRIAVERRRFNEMVREYNTKIRSFPTNVLAGLFGFEKAAFFEVPPERQEAPRIRF; from the coding sequence ATGGGCAAGACCGGAAAGACCCTTTTGGTCGTCATCGGGATCATCGCCGTGCTGGGGCTGCTGTCTTTTTCATGGATCAAGGGGACTTACAACGACCTTGTCGCCATGGACGAATCCGTCAAAGGCGCCTGGGCTCAGGTGGAAAACCAGCTCCAGCGGCGCTATGATCTCATCCCCAATTACGTCGAAACGGTCAAGGGCTATGCGGCGCATGAAAGGGAGGTCTTCGTGGATGTGACCGAGGCCCGTTCACGGGTCGCCGGCGCTGAATCGATCCCCGAAAAGATCGAGGCGAACAACGCCCTCTCATCGGCCCTGTCGCGGCTGCTCCTGGTGGTGGAGCGCTACCCCGACCTGAAGGCGAACACGAATTTCATCCGTCTCCAGGATGAACTGGCGGGAACGGAAAACCGCATTGCCGTGGAGCGGCGGCGCTTCAACGAGATGGTCAGGGAGTACAACACGAAGATCCGCAGCTTCCCGACCAATGTGCTGGCCGGTCTTTTCGGCTTCGAGAAGGCGGCCTTCTTCGAGGTGCCCCCGGAGCGGCAGGAGGCTCCGAGGATTCGGTTCTAG
- a CDS encoding TPM domain-containing protein — MTKRWCVIILTAMGIQVKGMGGVLCRRVDAGLSAWRGGIRNARAASMGLGAGSRTLAAALLLLAAVWLAAPAAAERPFPQPDGPVNDFAGVLSPEERQRLDALTREVFEKTGVAVVVATFPDIGGAEYNDYVNRLYAAWGIGKKGEDKGVLIFVTIQERKMRIETGYGVEGVLPDGLVGEIRDRYMLPYFREDRFGEGLLNGTLAVAKVLADDAGVALTGAPEPKASARREDGAPFWPFLIFILIFLTIVRSGSRSRGAALPWIAGAPRGGGTGSGGFGGFSGGFGGFGGGMSGGGGAGGGF; from the coding sequence GTGACGAAGCGCTGGTGCGTCATTATACTGACGGCCATGGGGATACAGGTCAAAGGAATGGGTGGGGTCCTGTGCCGGAGGGTCGACGCTGGACTGAGCGCTTGGCGGGGCGGCATCCGGAATGCGCGGGCGGCTTCCATGGGCCTGGGTGCCGGGAGCCGCACGCTCGCTGCCGCCCTTTTGCTGCTCGCTGCGGTCTGGCTCGCGGCCCCCGCCGCGGCCGAGAGGCCTTTCCCGCAGCCTGATGGCCCGGTGAACGATTTTGCCGGGGTCCTTTCACCGGAGGAGCGGCAGCGTCTGGATGCCCTCACCCGGGAGGTATTCGAGAAGACCGGTGTGGCGGTGGTGGTCGCGACGTTTCCCGACATCGGCGGGGCCGAGTACAACGATTACGTCAACCGCCTCTATGCGGCGTGGGGCATCGGGAAAAAGGGCGAGGACAAGGGCGTCCTGATCTTCGTGACGATCCAGGAGCGTAAGATGCGGATCGAAACGGGCTACGGCGTCGAGGGCGTCCTCCCCGACGGGCTGGTAGGCGAGATCCGCGACCGCTACATGCTTCCCTATTTCAGGGAGGACCGATTCGGCGAGGGGCTCCTGAACGGCACGCTCGCTGTGGCGAAGGTGCTTGCCGACGATGCGGGCGTAGCCCTTACCGGCGCCCCCGAGCCTAAGGCGTCCGCCCGCCGCGAAGACGGTGCGCCCTTCTGGCCTTTCCTGATCTTTATCCTGATTTTTTTGACGATTGTGCGAAGCGGTTCCCGCTCGAGGGGTGCTGCGCTGCCCTGGATCGCGGGCGCCCCCCGCGGCGGCGGGACCGGCTCCGGCGGTTTCGGCGGCTTCAGCGGCGGCTTCGGAGGTTTCGGCGGGGGCATGAGCGGTGGAGGCGGCGCGGGGGGCGGATTCTGA
- a CDS encoding AbrB/MazE/SpoVT family DNA-binding domain-containing protein: MKIRKNFQLTIPQGLRKKFRLVEGDYVEMDIRDECIVLRPVKVIQPDQEYFYSREWQEKEAEVDEDVRKGDIAGPFENAAEAIEALKTAKI; this comes from the coding sequence ATGAAGATCAGGAAGAATTTCCAGTTGACCATTCCCCAGGGCCTTCGCAAAAAGTTCAGACTGGTGGAAGGGGATTACGTCGAGATGGACATCAGGGATGAATGCATTGTCCTCCGGCCGGTGAAGGTGATCCAGCCCGACCAGGAGTATTTTTACTCCAGGGAGTGGCAGGAGAAGGAAGCCGAGGTTGACGAGGATGTCCGCAAGGGCGACATCGCCGGGCCCTTCGAGAACGCCGCTGAGGCCATTGAAGCCCTGAAGACCGCCAAGATATGA